DNA sequence from the Hemibagrus wyckioides isolate EC202008001 linkage group LG20, SWU_Hwy_1.0, whole genome shotgun sequence genome:
GTGAGGGCTTGGtgatttttcactttttcagaATTGGACATTTCTTCCTTATGGAATTTGAAAATAGCTCAACCAGTAGAAGTGTATGCACCAAAGTAGCTTCATGAGCAATATGTGAACACTTCTGTCCGTCCAACATGTCTAGAATACCAAACTTTATTTGAATCTCATAGTGAATATGACTGCTGTGGATGTTTTCAGGCTTTGCTCTGGGCAGCACCATTGAGTCCAAAACTAAAGGTATTTGGATGTGGTGTGTGCCACATCCCAGTAGAACAGGACATACTCTGGTGCTGCTGGACACTGAGGGACTTGGGGATGTTGACAAGGTAAGGACTTCATAGCAACAGAGTATATCATTGTAAATGTGCATTTATTGCATATTATCAAATTAGAATATATGCTTTAGTGGCCAAATTACATTGGTCATATATTTGAAAAGCTTTACTGTAATAATGAATAGCTGGATGATCTGCATTCAAGGTATTTAATCTGTTGTGGTAGACATTGGTTACTTCAAATTTACTATCAGAAACTATCAGCAAACAAAGTTTTATTAGCACAAAAAATCATATCTTTGCAATGAATCTGtttgaattcattcatttgcacaGCCAAAAAGATACTGATTAACAATTATATTTTAAGTTCCTAATTTAAAGCAGGACCTGCCTATGGTGTTGGGACATATGCATTCTATAGAGGATTTAATTGCATGAGCATAagacaagaaaagaaacaattaacatttaataaaatgtttgtaatcATTTTCCTGAAACTGATGAGCTATACAATTAAGAATAtctttaaaagtattttttgtCTAAACATACTATATAAGGATCATATAATATTGAACATTTCTAAATATACATAACTATAGTGTACATTATTTATACTGTTTTAGGGAGACTCTAAAAATGATGCCTGGATCTTCTGTCTGGCTGTTCTTCTGAGCAGCACTCTGGTCTACAACAGCCGTGGAACCATCGACAACACAGCAGTGGAAAAACTACAGTATCCTTCCTTGTAAAAtacaattaataaaacaaatacagaaattcCATTAGATTGTCCATTAGACAATGCTAAAAAGCCACAGATACAGTCatgggaaaaagaaagtacaccttcattcaattctatttttttattaggaTTAGGCAAAATTGTGTGGTCTTCACCAACTTCTAAAAACATATAACCTATAAATAACATATAACAGATTTCAGTAAGTATAATTTTACCCAAAAGTATACCATATAATTCAGTAACATGTAAAACCACCTTTAGCAACAGTAAATTAAAGTACACAATTTCAGTAGGAGTTTCTGTttggagcaggtggggttaagggccttgctcaaggactcAACTGTGACGGttttggggcttgaaccctgatatTCTgatcaatgacccagagcctttacCACTTGAGATACCATCGCCCCCTAGATACTGTATGCTGAAAATTTACATTAttgccatttggcagacgcccttatccagagcaacatgcAAAAGCGCTTTGAAGTCTCTGTCAATGCATAAatcaacactggttcactagtAAACACTTTTGGGAGGAAATAtagcacattttttttatattacatctatatatattttttatattttggatAAAATTACTACATATTAAAATCTATTgtgttttttcattattatttgtgtcactaagggcatctggcgtaaaacctgggccaaattgaaacatgcggaccacaacaacaacaacattttttcatttataaaggTTGCTGAGAACCACACAGTTGTTATATTGGTCCTGATAgatgaaaaaaatacagaattgAAAAAGGTTTCTTTTCCCCAAGACTGTATTTCTCATTAAGTCATGATTCCTTAACATGTTGCAGCTATGTCACTGAGCTTGCAGAGCAGATTAAGATCAAATCACCTGCATCCAAAGCAGCTGaggctgaggaggaggaggaggaagacacTCAGTTTGTGCAGTTTTTTCCTAACTTTATCTGGACTGTGCGTGATTTTTCATTACAGCTGGTGCTTGAGAATAAGGGTCAAGTGACCGAGGATGAGTACCTGGATTTTGCcctgcagctgaagaaaggtaTAAACGACATTAGTGATCCAAGATATTGAAAGAACATGTGCAAGAACTCTCTTTCTAATAGCATACTCTAAATGTGGAAATCACTATAGaacaaaatatttacttttaaactATTACTGCAATGCTTATTCCAAATAGTAGGACAATAGAACTTCAATTGCAATGTCACAGATTATTTTTTAGCCACCTGTGTATTTTGTTGCATTTGGAAGTCAAACTGTATTGTTCTGTAACATTTCCACTGGGATGTGTGAATAGatcaaaattatttttacaatGCAGGTTTTAGTAAGAAGGACACCAACTATAACCTTCCAAGGCAGTGTATCCGGAAATATTTTCCAACCCGCAAGTGCTTTGTTTTCCCGTTTCCTGCCTCCCAGGAGAAAATGGTTATGATTGAGAGCCTGGATGAGAGTGAAATTTTCCCCAAATTTCTGGATGTTACACAGCATTTCTGTGACTATGTCTTTGCTAAAAGCAGAGCAAAAACAGTTAAAGGAGGATATAAAGTCACAGGGAGGAGTAAGCACTAATTTTTTTATCtccaatattattatttatctgtatCAACATTTCAGTTGAGTTTCACTACATATAGATCTGTTCATCTCTGtgctgtgactgtgtgtgtgcttgtgttgaCAGTGTTTGGTCACCTAGTGCAGACGTATGTGCAGACGATCTCTAGTGGAAAAGTCCCTTGTCTGGAGAATGCTGTGGTTGCTATGGCAATGATTGAAAATGAGGCAGCTGTGCAGGAGGGGTTTAAGCTATATGAGAGTGAGATGGAACaggtaacagacacacacacacaaacacacacacacacagacacacacgttaccaaatatgaatatatacatGAAAAGGAGGCACTTTTCTTAAATAAAGCAGTGTGCATTGAGTGATTAGTGAAGCAAAAAGCTTGAAGTTGTGTACCCTGAACTTATGGCACTGTACTATGCGTTAGCAGTATTGTTTTAAACTACAGGGTGGACCAAGGCCataataacaaacagaaaacaggaaatagggataaaataaaataaggataaaatagtttcataatttaatttaatttaatttaataatttatttttatttctagttatttggggtttttgttctttcccctctcctttctctgttcatcttcttttgtaaagctgctttgagacgatgtccattgtaaaagtcgctagacaaataaattgaattgaattgaaattgaaaaaaCACAATGAGGTTAGGGACTAACTGACCTAcacagaaaaatagaaagaaacaaaagacagTAATCTTTCCTAAAAAGACAAAACCCACTTCCAACATAAATGGCTGTCACACCCCTACTACAAGTGAATGCAAACGTATATCAATATTAACACATACAAGGTGATTATGTACAGCCAAGGGAGACAAATCAAAACATGGGACTGACCAAACTTGCAGTTATAGTAAGTTTGAAAACCAAAACTGTCATCaccaaaacacaaaagaaacacaacCACAACCCAACCAAAttaaaatcaaattcaaattaaaattttattcatcacatacgaaatcatacacagtacgacttgcagtgaaatgctttttacgactgtcctacatatgaagaaagaaaagagtaaaaattaaagtgtgtggacatgaaaaacaAAGGGATATAGTTAAcaatatatagagaaaaatagcaaaaattaaatggtagaaattaaagacaaaataattgtgaaaaaccaAGAGTTATCAGaaatgcatatgcaaatatatgtgaGCATCAGTAATCAAAGTGGTAGCATTAAGGcctggactggactggactaATCCACAAATACATGCAAGACAGAATACATTATTTTAAcgtaatttattaaaaatactgGGCACaagtacattatattgccaaacgttttgggacactcctccaaatcattgaattcaggtgttgtttttcaggggttgggacaatttcatgctcccaactttgtgggaacagttttgggatggccccttcctgttccaacatgactgcacaccaatgcaaaaaacaaggtccatatacaaagttgagagcaggaaattgtcaaaaatgtcttgatatgctgaagcattaagagtttctttcactaaatcccaacccctgaaaaacaacacctgaattcaatgatttggagggatgtcccaaaacctttgccaatatagtgtacgaacaaaaataataactgcaTGAGCACTATTTACAAATAGCAGTCCCACATCCAtctatatattaattattgaaTCTGTGTGAGTTGGGTAGCTGTGGACATAGTGGAAtggttcatatttaatatttaatatttcatgttTAGGCCATGTCCACTCAGGTTTTGAATCTGATTTACAGATTTAAATACTAAACAGATATAGGTGCAAttacagatctctctctctctctctctctctctctctctcacacagcctTGACATAagtagttaataataataataataataataataataataaaaatagttaataagtaaaaatatacatgttatatgaatatataaaatagtgtgtgtatgtgtgtgtgtgtgtgtgtgtgtgatactagCATTAAGATATGACTTATGACTCTAATCTAAAGCATATCCAATGTTAATCCAGGTGAAGAGAACATTTCCTGCcagttttaatgaaatttcTGCTGAACACCAGAGGATCAGCAACATGGCCTGCAGTGAGTTTATGAAACGTTCCTTTAAAGATGAAAAAGGGGAATACTTCAAGAAACTGATGGTGCGTTTtgaacacccccccacacacactcccacacatacaccacacagatgcacacactctTTAGtgtcaatcctgagctcagtttTCTCCATTTTCCTCCACTTTAATTTATCCACCAAAATACGATGGATTGTCTATTCTGAGGTTCCCCTAGATATGAAAGAATGTTCAATATGTGCGCCCCATAGATTAGTTATGGATTAGTGTCCCATCCAtggtttttttcttaatttgtgtgtggtgttcccaggatagactcTG
Encoded proteins:
- the LOC131371227 gene encoding guanylate-binding protein 1-like isoform X2 — translated: MCIPMPGPICLVENVNGSLHVSDAAIEYLSRNNQPVVVVSVVGLYRTGKSYLMNRLAGKQTGFALGSTIESKTKGIWMWCVPHPSRTGHTLVLLDTEGLGDVDKGDSKNDAWIFCLAVLLSSTLVYNSRGTIDNTAVEKLHYVTELAEQIKIKSPASKAAEAEEEEEEDTQFVQFFPNFIWTVRDFSLQLVLENKGQVTEDEYLDFALQLKKGFSKKDTNYNLPRQCIRKYFPTRKCFVFPFPASQEKMVMIESLDESEIFPKFLDVTQHFCDYVFAKSRAKTVKGGYKVTGRMFGHLVQTYVQTISSGKVPCLENAVVAMAMIENEAAVQEGFKLYESEMEQVKRTFPASFNEISAEHQRISNMACSEFMKRSFKDEKGEYFKKLMEEIDKHYAELTVQNMEASEEKCHQILTDLYEEVNVCVRQGEYAKPGGYELYCRHRDKIIVEYHSKPNKGNQAEALLESFLKGKSAEANLILQTGEQLTESEKQIRKEKEQAALLEQQFNVEKEKQMEMEKLTQEEKVNHQQRVQQMEKKFEEEKNQQQEEMRRAVECKLAEQKELIQKGFDEKARLLGQEIEQLKKEKEKEKESGGVFKDYVMPLVDTAKDVFSTFLQYKLMSKLKIPF